In one Juglans regia cultivar Chandler chromosome 11, Walnut 2.0, whole genome shotgun sequence genomic region, the following are encoded:
- the LOC109021092 gene encoding uncharacterized mitochondrial protein AtMg00810-like, whose product MDLAKPVTSPMSASVKLTLADGPDFEDPTLYRSTVGSLQYLSLTRPDVAYAVNKVCQFMHTPKTPHWQAVKRILRYLKHTAHLGLHIKPSSDYSLHAFTDADWAGCPDDRRSTGGFCIFLGPNLVSWGSKKQSTIACSTTEAEYKALANTTAELL is encoded by the coding sequence atgGATCTTGCCAAACCTGTGACTTCGCCTATGTCTGCCTCAGTTAAATTAACACTTGCAGATGGTCCTGATTTTGAGGACCCAACCCTTTATCGCAGCACGGTGGGAAGCCTTCAATACTTATCACTCACACGTCCGGATGTTGCCTATGCAGTCAACAAAGTGTGCCAGTTTATGCACACTCCTAAAACTCCTCATTGGCAAGCTGTAAAGAGGATCCTTCGATATCTTAAGCACACAGCACATCTGGGCCTTCACATTAAACCATCCTCAGATTACTCGTTGCATGCCTTCACTGATGCCGACTGGGCAGGCTGCCCAGATGATCGGCGCTCAACGGGTGGCTTCTGTATTTTTCTAGGTCCCAACCTGGTTTCATGGGGATCCAAGAAGCAGAGTACTATTGCATGTTCAACTACAGAAGCCGAATACAAGGCGTTGGCTAACACGACAGCAGAACTTCTCTAG
- the LOC109021090 gene encoding cinnamoyl-CoA reductase 2-like isoform X1, with translation MAAEKASVCVTGGGGFVASWLINFLLSKNYFVHATVRRPGDAKYAHLSAFEKASENLRLFKADLLDYDSIRSAVEGCVGVFHVACPVPSPAETILNPRVEVIEPAVKGTQNVLKASVEAKVKRFVFVSSIAAVFMNPSWPKDQVMDETSWSDTEYCRTAKNWYCLSKTEAESMALELAKGSEIHVVSICPTLVLGPILQSTVNTSSSYFMRLLKEGLESVENRLLWIVDVRDLAEALILAFEKPKAEGRYICMSHMIKTESLVDMLKSKYPHYNYPKNFTEVQEELRLSSDKLQRLGWSYRPSKDTLIDGVESYRQAGLLD, from the exons ATGGCAGCGGAGAAAGCAAGCGTATGCGTAACAGGGGGAGGAGGCTTCGTTGCTTCGTGGCTCATCAACTTTCTCCTCTCTAAGAACTACTTCGTCCACGCAACCGTAAGGCGACCCG GAGATGCGAAGTATGCTCATTTGAGTGCATTTGAGAAGGCATCTGAAAACCTGAGACTATTTAAGGCAGACTTGCTGGATTACGACTCTATACGTTCAGCAGTTGAAGGGTGCGTAGGAGTATTCCATGTTGCCTGTCCAGTTCCTTCACCCGCGGAGACAATACTAAACCCCAGA GTAGAAGTGATTGAACCTGCTGTGAAGGGCACACAAAATGTACTCAAAGCAAGTGTTGAAGCAAAAGTTAAGCGATTTGTTTTTGTCTCCTCCATTGCTGCTGTGTTCATGAATCCAAGTTGGCCCAAGGATCAAGTTATGGACGAAACTTCTTGGTCTGATACGGAATACTGTAGAACCGCTAAG AACTGGTACTGTCTCTCTAAAACAGAAGCAGAAAGTATGGCGCTGGAGCTTGCGAAAGGAAGTGAGATTCATGTTGTAAGCATATGCCCTACACTTGTCTTGGGGCCAATTTTGCAGTCTACAGTGAACACAAGTAGTTCATATTTCATGAGACTTCTGAAAG AAGGACTTGAATCGGTGGAAAACAGGCTTCTATGGATTGTAGACGTGCGTGATTTAGCTGAAGCACTAATCCTAGCTTTTGAGAAGCCTAAGGCTGAAGGAAGATACATCTGCATGTCACACATGATCAAGACAGAGAGTCTAGTGGACATGCTGAAGAGTAAATACCCCCATTATAACTATCCTAAGAA CTTCACTGAAGTGCAGGAAGAACTAAGGCTGAGTTCAGATAAATTGCAAAGGTTAGGTTGGAGTTACAGGCCATCGAAGGACACTCTCATTGATGGTGTAGAGAGCTATCGTCAAGCTGGGCTTTTGGATTGA
- the LOC109021090 gene encoding cinnamoyl-CoA reductase 2-like isoform X2, whose product MAAEKASVCVTGGGGFVASWLINFLLSKNYFVHATVRRPGDAKYAHLSAFEKASENLRLFKADLLDYDSIRSAVEGCVGVFHVACPVPSPAETILNPRVEVIEPAVKGTQNVLKASVEAKVKRFVFVSSIAAVFMNPSWPKDQVMDETSWSDTEYCRTAKNWYCLSKTEAESMALELAKGSEIHVVSICPTLVLGPILQSTVNTSSSYFMRLLKGLESVENRLLWIVDVRDLAEALILAFEKPKAEGRYICMSHMIKTESLVDMLKSKYPHYNYPKNFTEVQEELRLSSDKLQRLGWSYRPSKDTLIDGVESYRQAGLLD is encoded by the exons ATGGCAGCGGAGAAAGCAAGCGTATGCGTAACAGGGGGAGGAGGCTTCGTTGCTTCGTGGCTCATCAACTTTCTCCTCTCTAAGAACTACTTCGTCCACGCAACCGTAAGGCGACCCG GAGATGCGAAGTATGCTCATTTGAGTGCATTTGAGAAGGCATCTGAAAACCTGAGACTATTTAAGGCAGACTTGCTGGATTACGACTCTATACGTTCAGCAGTTGAAGGGTGCGTAGGAGTATTCCATGTTGCCTGTCCAGTTCCTTCACCCGCGGAGACAATACTAAACCCCAGA GTAGAAGTGATTGAACCTGCTGTGAAGGGCACACAAAATGTACTCAAAGCAAGTGTTGAAGCAAAAGTTAAGCGATTTGTTTTTGTCTCCTCCATTGCTGCTGTGTTCATGAATCCAAGTTGGCCCAAGGATCAAGTTATGGACGAAACTTCTTGGTCTGATACGGAATACTGTAGAACCGCTAAG AACTGGTACTGTCTCTCTAAAACAGAAGCAGAAAGTATGGCGCTGGAGCTTGCGAAAGGAAGTGAGATTCATGTTGTAAGCATATGCCCTACACTTGTCTTGGGGCCAATTTTGCAGTCTACAGTGAACACAAGTAGTTCATATTTCATGAGACTTCTGAAAG GACTTGAATCGGTGGAAAACAGGCTTCTATGGATTGTAGACGTGCGTGATTTAGCTGAAGCACTAATCCTAGCTTTTGAGAAGCCTAAGGCTGAAGGAAGATACATCTGCATGTCACACATGATCAAGACAGAGAGTCTAGTGGACATGCTGAAGAGTAAATACCCCCATTATAACTATCCTAAGAA CTTCACTGAAGTGCAGGAAGAACTAAGGCTGAGTTCAGATAAATTGCAAAGGTTAGGTTGGAGTTACAGGCCATCGAAGGACACTCTCATTGATGGTGTAGAGAGCTATCGTCAAGCTGGGCTTTTGGATTGA